ACAAGTTAGATTTAAAGGAGTAGCTTTTCATGCCCTATCCAGTTGTGCACATTTTGTTCTTTGTATTCTGTGTCAGTGCAGTAGCTGTTTATGCTACTTTCAGATCAATTTCTCAAAGGCAGGCTACTTTTGGGAGTTCATTGAATTTACTCCTGTTATTACTGGTGGGCAGTGTATGTACGCTACTTCCAGACGTCATGATCATTTATAATTTGTTCGTAAACGGCACCATTGAATATTGCTGGATTGGATCTATCCCGACACACTCACTTCTATTCAGTTTTTCTGCTATCGTATTGGGAACATTTGCAGGATATGTTGTATACCAGAAAGTTGCTAAAGCAATATATCTAGGCCTTTTTGGCGAGGTCGCGTTCTCTACTCATCTCTTGCTTGATGATGCCTGCGGAGCCAGTTGTTACTACTTCTACCCAGTATACAGCGAAAGAATTAGCATATTCCCATTTATGAACATAAGCTTCCTGGAGACCGGAGTTTTAAATTATCTGATAATATCTTTTGTATCCGTTTCTTTTCTTTGCCTCTTAATAATGATGGCATTGTATTCCTTGCATCATTTTGGCTTTGAGTTCAAATATGAGTTTAAAGGATAAATAAGTCTGAAGTGTTTGCTATGCTTATTTTGCAGAAAAAGAAATATTATCAAATAGCAGTTAAAATAACCACACTAATAGGCTAAAGGGCATGCAATCAATAAGAGTTATTCCATAAGCAAGGAGTTATTAATTCGCTAATGTACTTATTTTCAATTTGATCTTATCTTTGAACCTCTTCTTGGCATGAAAGTACTTCCAGATACTTTCATTTTTTGGGCATGTTATTCCAAGAATATCATGAGCGTTTTTTGTATTTACATCTGAGTTTTATTCCCTTGGATTTATAAAGAATTCTGAAACTTATTCTCTACAGGTCGCGACCGGTATTCTGGAGAATTCCATTTAAATTTGTACTCCCATTTAAGTTATGTTTAAAAAAGTTTATCTTACACTATAATAGAAAATAACTTTGATAAAAAATGCATATAATACATATTATGTATATTACAGGGTAAAATTCAGAAAAAAGAGAACCAGGGAAGTATATTCGAGAAATGGAGGGAGCCAGGGTGAAAATAATGATATTCATATGCGGAGAAGGGCTTGGCCACACCAGCCGCTGTCTTGCGCTGGGAAAGGAGCTTCTTGCTGCAGGGCACGAGATCGAATTCGGGGCTTACGGTTACTCCAGAGATCTGGTTGAAAAGACAGGTTATCGGATACATGAAATACCATCGGAGATAAAACTGGTTGGAAAAGCTGGAGGATTTGACCTTTCGGGCTCAATAGAAGCGACCCTCAAAAATGCCCGGATACTTGGTGGTCCAAAGGTCCTGAAACTTATAAAAGACTTCAAACCGGATGTTGTGGTTTCGGACAGCTATTACCTGGGAACTCTTGCAGCTATGCTTCTTAATATCCCTGTGTATCTTATTATTAACCAGTCAAATATGGAGGACTTTTTCAAAAACAGGGGCGTTCCTATAAGACTTCTCGGAGATCTGACAAAAAAATTCTACCGGGAAGTCTTTGAAAAAACCGATAAAATAATTATTCCTGATTATCCCCTTCCATATACGGTTTGCAGAAAAAATCTGAATTTTTCCCCCGGACTTTGGGAAAAGCTGTATTACAGCGGCCCTCTTGTAAAGGAAAAGTATGAAGAAGTGGAACAGATCCCTCTGAAAAAGCCTCATATTGTTTCCCTGATAGGAGGTTTCGGATACAGGGAACCGATTTTCAGAAAAGTGCTCACAACTGCTGCACTCGACTCCGGAATAAATTATACGCTAATTTCTGGCCCAAGCCTCGACCCCTCAAAGTTCAAAGAAATCCCCAAAAACGTTCAGATCCTCAGGTTTGTAGGAGATACTTTTCCATATATCAGGAGTTCAGATGCCGTAATAGCTCCAGGCGGACACAGTACAATGATGGAAGCTTTAAGTTTTGGAACTCCAATTCTTTCTTTTCCTGATGAGGGACACAGCGAACAGGAGAACAACGCTGCAGTGATTGAAGAGGAAGGTTATGGAAGAATGCTCAGTTATTCTACCCCGCCTGAAGTCATTCTGGAATGTATAAGGGAAGTTCTTGAAGACAAGAAATACAGAGATAAAGTAAAAAGATTGCAGCGGCTTGCATCCGAACTTGACGGCCCAAAAGCAGTCAGGGAACTGCTGGAAAAAGAAGCCGGGAAAAAAGTCTCCTGAAAAATCCTTTACCCCTCTCTCGATGCCTGCATAAAGCCTTAGCCGGTTAAACAGGCCTGAGTGAGGGTTATCAGGAAAAAAACGGGTTCTTTATGTTTGCGGTTTTCCAGGTATGAGACTTTTGAGATAATCGAACAGAGAAGCATGGTCTTCGAGTACCAGGTCAGCATGCTGTACCTTTTCAGGCTCAAGCATACTTGCAACCGCGACACAGTAGAGCCCCGCTCTCTTGGCAGCAGTAATTCCAAGAGGTGCATTTTCAATTACCATACATTCGTTTTTCGTCAGACCAAGCATTTCAAGCGCTTTGAGATAAGGGTCAGGATCGGGTTTCCCGCGTTCCAGGTCACTCCCATTTATAACAACATCAAAGTAGCCTGAAAAAAACTTATCTACAATTTTTCCTACTGTATTCCGGTTCGATCCGGAAACCATGGCAAGCCTGAAGTGCCTCTTCAATTCATCAAGGCATTCAGGAATGCCTTCAAAAGGTTTTATTCTGTCAAATTCCAGAAGATCGCGTTTCTTTTCAGGCAAGCGCTCGAAATGCTCAGGTTCAGGCTCTTTTCTGGCTTCTTTGAAGATAGATTTTATCAGCCTTTTATCGTTTGAACCTTCGAGCTCGTAAATATCTTCCCGCACAATATTGATACCAGCATCCTGGAAAGCTTTTGCCCATGCGTCAGCCTGGAAACGCATGGAGTCCACAAGAACCCCATCCATATCGAAAATGATTGCTTTTAACATCCATAGGATAGATTGTTATTATTTGTGATATATTTTATGAAAAAAAGGAACTTATTAAAATCTCTGCCCTGAAATTTAAAAATTATCACAGTCCTCATCTGAGATATCTGTCATAAAGATGTCCACCGAGCCAGTACCCGAAAAAAGCAAATATAAGAGTTCCCGGCGCATAAAAAGGATATCCTGTTCCTTCAAACCGGAAAAATATGTTGAAAAAAACCAGGTAGAGAACCAGAAAAATCAAAAATCCGCCAATTTCGGCATACTTTTTAGTGAGGTTCAAATTATCAGGCCCTCCTTTTCCTTACCCAGATTCCCTGAAGATCGCAATTACGGGGCTCTGGTGTTCTTATGCCAGATGAGTCATGTTTTATTCTTTTTCTTTCCCTGTATCTTCTTCCTTTGTGAAACCAAGAGAGACAGAGTTGATGCAGTAGCGTTGCCCAGTAGGTTCAGGCCCGTCTTCAAATACATGCCCGAGGTGGCTTCCGCAGCGAGAGCAGACAACCTCTATCCTTTTCATGAAATAGCTGTTATCTTCATGAAGCCGGACCCTGTCGCTGGAAATCACATCATAGAAACTCGGCCAGCCAGTCCCGGATTCAAACTTGGTATCAGAGGAAAAGAGCTCCTGCCCACATGCAGCACAGGTATAGATTCCTTTTTCTTTGTTGTAGTACAGGTTGCCAGAAAATGGTCTTTCTGTGCCTTTCTGCCTCAAAACATGGTATTGTTCGGGTGTTAGAACACTCTTCCAGTCTTCTTCGGATTTCTCGATTTTGTTCTGTGCCAATCGTAAACCCCCTTTATGTTATGTAAACCTGATTTGACTTAATTATATCGGAAGTCAAGGCAGATCTATCCGGAAAGTTTTAATTACAGGAAAGTGAAAGCCCTGAGAAAGATTTGGATTTTCACACATCAGTTCCTTTTTTGCCCTGTAATAATTTATTCCATTTTATTCGTACCTTAGAGAATCCACGGGTTTCATTTTTGCAGCTTTTCTTGCAGGATAGACTCCGGAGATAAAACCAACAGCAACCGCAACAAAAAATCCGGCAACTATCAGGCTTAAGGGAAATACCACCGGAAGGGAAAGGAAGCTTTCCACGCCATATGCGCCTGTAATTCCAACTATGCCTCCTATAATCCCTCCGAAAACTCCAAGAAGGATTGATTCGATCATGAAAAGGAAAAGGATGTCAGAACCTGTAAAGCCGAGAGATTTGAGCACGCCTATCTCTCTTGTCCTCTCAGTAACGCTTACGAGCATGATGTTCATGATTCCTATGGAGCCAACAAGAAGGGAAATCAGGGCAACGGCTGTCAGGAAAGAGCTGAGGGCTGCTGCCATCATGTCGGTCTGCTCAAGAATCTCAGCCTGATTTATGGTCATGTGGGGCCTTGAATCTTTATCCTCAAGATCCCTTTCAGAGATCCCGAAACTCCTGGCAAGGCGCCTGTCCACCTCATCCGAGGTATTCTGAATCGTTGCAGGGTCTTCAGCCATTGCAAAGGCTCCTCCATAGTCAGTTTCGCCAAGCATCTCGTTCATTACCGCAATAGGGATAAGAACTGCCTCATTATCGTTGAAACCCTGAACCATTGTGTTTTGAGGGTTCTGGATTATTCCTTTGACCTTGAAGGTTTGTGTGACCTTATCATTTTCCCCTATCCTGAAAGTTATGTCTATTGAGCTCCGGACAGAAAGGTTTCTGCCGAACTTCTCGTTTGCAATATCATATCCTATAATTGCAACATACCTGTCATTGTCATTAATAAAAGAGCCTTCACTTAGCTGGGTTTTTGCAACCTCATCGTAGTCCTCCCCTACTCCGCTTACCATTATGTTTTTGGTCTCAGACATATAAGTGACTTCAGCAGTCTGCGACTTCAGAGGTGAAACTCCCAAAATCCCGGGAGTATTTTCAATTATCTGGAGCTGGTTGTCATAGAAGAGCTTCGGCTGCATCCCCTGAACATAAATAAAATTCGAACCTATATTTGTTACTTCATTTGTAAAGTGCTGGTTGAAACTTGCCCCCAGGGACACGTTTGCAATTACAGCCGCAACTCCTATAACTATACCAAGTACTGTAAGGGTTGAGCGCATCTTTGCATTTGTAATGCTTCCAAGAGCTATTTTTCCTGCACTTAAAAGAGGGATCATGAATGAGTGCTCCGTTTTAGTTTTTGGGAAGAAAAGTTAAGCATTAAAAGTCAGAAATAATTTTCCTTTACTTTCTTTAAATGAAGATATCAGGCATATAAATCCTGCTGAATACAGGAGCATTCAATCACGAGTAAAAGGAAAAAGACAGGTTGTTGAAAAATCAGAACTAACATGGTTCTGAGGTTGAACATCCAATACTATACTAAAAAGTTTAAAATATTAAAAAAGTCCAGATATAGAAAGAGCAAAAAATCTGATACGCCTCTTAAAATCTGCCCCAAATCCCCTTCAGATTATCCCGCTATAACCAGAGCAAACAACCCTGTCTTCGGGCAGCCCAATAAGCAGAACTGATTGAAAAATTCAGAAAAAACTTGAAATTTGTCCCTGAACTATCTCCGGTAGTCGAATTCGGGGAAAAGTTGCAGGTTATGTCTTTTTTCCGATAAATTTAGAGTTTTTTCCCGAGAGCTCTTGCTTCTTCGAATATTTCACTCTGGTGCAGGATATCATCGGGGCCTATTGTGCCCGAAACCCAGATGCTTCCCTGGACATCAAAGCCTAAAAAGCTGAAAAGCCCTTCCATATATTTGAAATACTGGTTGAAGTTGTTGGGGTCCGGGTTCCCATATGTATAAGCAAGGACCAGCCTGGTCTTTATTCTCAGCAGGTTTGGATATTCAGGCTTTGCACAGGGCTGCCAGCAGGTTAAAGCTATCAGGCGGTCAACAATTGTTTTTGTAAGGGCTGTGATTTCCCACATATAGATAGGAGAACCGAGTACAATGGCATCCGCGGATAGAATTTCTTTATAGAGCTCCTGCATATCGTCATCAATAATGCATTTCCCCTCGAGCTTGCAGGACATGCAGCCTTTACAGGGTTTTAGATCCATTCTGGCAAGATGGTAGATTTTTATCTCAGCACCTTTTTCGGCGGCACCGTCAAGAATAGCATTCACGAGCTTTTCAGTGTTTCCATCCTTTCTGGGGCTTCCGATCAATCCTAAAACTTTCATCTGAGTGCATTCCTCCGAAAAAGGAAAATAAAGAGTAATAAGAAGATGGAAGGACAGAGGTATAAAATGTTTCCCCAGAAGATCTTTTTTCTACCAGCCGTTAATATAAAAAAAGAAAGAGATGAAGAAATGGAAAAATCAGATAGATGGTGTAGGGCGCGGTTCGGCTCTTCTGTACCTCGGGCTTACAGGGTTTGAAGCCGAGATCAGTTTTCCGAGTTCTCGGGATTTTTCCAGCAGCCTGGGCCTGAAAGCTACTTCAAGGTTATCAGTGCCTGCTGCTACAATTGTCTCCAGAACATCAAATCCCAGATAATAAAGTACACCTGCTGTATATTCGAAATACGAATTGAAGGCATCCCTGTCCGGAATTCCCTGAGTAAAAACCAGAATTAATTTTTTATGGTCGAGCCTGCTGGAGAAATTCGGCTTTAAAAACGCTGTCATGCGGTCAATAAGGAGTTTTGTCTGGGCTGTC
This window of the Methanosarcina mazei S-6 genome carries:
- a CDS encoding HAD family hydrolase; protein product: MLKAIIFDMDGVLVDSMRFQADAWAKAFQDAGINIVREDIYELEGSNDKRLIKSIFKEARKEPEPEHFERLPEKKRDLLEFDRIKPFEGIPECLDELKRHFRLAMVSGSNRNTVGKIVDKFFSGYFDVVINGSDLERGKPDPDPYLKALEMLGLTKNECMVIENAPLGITAAKRAGLYCVAVASMLEPEKVQHADLVLEDHASLFDYLKSLIPGKPQT
- a CDS encoding metal-dependent hydrolase → MPYPVVHILFFVFCVSAVAVYATFRSISQRQATFGSSLNLLLLLLVGSVCTLLPDVMIIYNLFVNGTIEYCWIGSIPTHSLLFSFSAIVLGTFAGYVVYQKVAKAIYLGLFGEVAFSTHLLLDDACGASCYYFYPVYSERISIFPFMNISFLETGVLNYLIISFVSVSFLCLLIMMALYSLHHFGFEFKYEFKG
- a CDS encoding UDP-N-acetylglucosamine--N-acetylmuramyl-(pentapeptide) pyrophosphoryl-undecaprenol N-acetylglucosamine transferase, yielding MKIMIFICGEGLGHTSRCLALGKELLAAGHEIEFGAYGYSRDLVEKTGYRIHEIPSEIKLVGKAGGFDLSGSIEATLKNARILGGPKVLKLIKDFKPDVVVSDSYYLGTLAAMLLNIPVYLIINQSNMEDFFKNRGVPIRLLGDLTKKFYREVFEKTDKIIIPDYPLPYTVCRKNLNFSPGLWEKLYYSGPLVKEKYEEVEQIPLKKPHIVSLIGGFGYREPIFRKVLTTAALDSGINYTLISGPSLDPSKFKEIPKNVQILRFVGDTFPYIRSSDAVIAPGGHSTMMEALSFGTPILSFPDEGHSEQENNAAVIEEEGYGRMLSYSTPPEVILECIREVLEDKKYRDKVKRLQRLASELDGPKAVRELLEKEAGKKVS
- a CDS encoding flavodoxin family protein → MKVLGLIGSPRKDGNTEKLVNAILDGAAEKGAEIKIYHLARMDLKPCKGCMSCKLEGKCIIDDDMQELYKEILSADAIVLGSPIYMWEITALTKTIVDRLIALTCWQPCAKPEYPNLLRIKTRLVLAYTYGNPDPNNFNQYFKYMEGLFSFLGFDVQGSIWVSGTIGPDDILHQSEIFEEARALGKKL
- a CDS encoding flavodoxin family protein, whose product is MNGGSSIKVLGLVGSPKVDGNTAKMVDAILEGAAENGAETVIYNLASLDIKGCDACHRCQETGCCAIDDDMQELYRQIEEADAVVLGSPVYMWQMTAQTKLLIDRMTAFLKPNFSSRLDHKKLILVFTQGIPDRDAFNSYFEYTAGVLYYLGFDVLETIVAAGTDNLEVAFRPRLLEKSRELGKLISASNPVSPRYRRAEPRPTPSI
- a CDS encoding ABC transporter permease, encoding MIPLLSAGKIALGSITNAKMRSTLTVLGIVIGVAAVIANVSLGASFNQHFTNEVTNIGSNFIYVQGMQPKLFYDNQLQIIENTPGILGVSPLKSQTAEVTYMSETKNIMVSGVGEDYDEVAKTQLSEGSFINDNDRYVAIIGYDIANEKFGRNLSVRSSIDITFRIGENDKVTQTFKVKGIIQNPQNTMVQGFNDNEAVLIPIAVMNEMLGETDYGGAFAMAEDPATIQNTSDEVDRRLARSFGISERDLEDKDSRPHMTINQAEILEQTDMMAAALSSFLTAVALISLLVGSIGIMNIMLVSVTERTREIGVLKSLGFTGSDILFLFMIESILLGVFGGIIGGIVGITGAYGVESFLSLPVVFPLSLIVAGFFVAVAVGFISGVYPARKAAKMKPVDSLRYE
- the msrB gene encoding peptide-methionine (R)-S-oxide reductase MsrB, yielding MAQNKIEKSEEDWKSVLTPEQYHVLRQKGTERPFSGNLYYNKEKGIYTCAACGQELFSSDTKFESGTGWPSFYDVISSDRVRLHEDNSYFMKRIEVVCSRCGSHLGHVFEDGPEPTGQRYCINSVSLGFTKEEDTGKEKE